The Nicotiana tomentosiformis chromosome 2, ASM39032v3, whole genome shotgun sequence genome includes the window ctgaaaaaaactgaaattatttttactaaaaactgaaaaaaaacaaaatttatttttttccagtttttacaaaaaaaactgctttagaaaaaactgaaaaatattttctaaaataatatttttgaaaaaactgaaaacaaaaagctgaaaatcaattttctaaagcaatttttttgtgaaaaaactgaatttttttatactaaaaactgaaaaaaatgaattttttttccagtttttccaaaaaaaactgctttaaaaaaagctgaaaaatattttctaaaacaatatttttctaaaaactgaaaaaaactaaaaagcaaatttctaaagcagtgtttttgtaaaaactgaaaaaataattttttttttcagtttttaattgttttagaaaattgcttttcagttttctttttcagtttttacaaaaatattgttttagaaaatattttttagtttttttaaagcagtttttaatatttttgtttttttcaatttttagtaaaaatgttttttagttttttttcagtttttacaaaaaaaaaattatttttcgggtatggataatgagtctttttaattaattaggagatatttagaattgaccaacaagacgatgacacgtgtctctccgtttaaatgagaggtatatttgaacccaaagtatgactgcagcgtatagataacccaataatataacgaggagtattcttagaccattttcgaaagtagagagaTATATTTGACCCTTTGTTGTTTATTTAGTCGGTAATTTTTAATGCTAATTAACGTGATTATCCTTTCCATTTTTGCAGGACAACTCATTAAGCACTGCAAATGCGTACTGCCGTACAGTGGTAATCTTTATGTACGCACATCACTTTTCGGCAAGTATAAGATTTTAATATATATGCATATTTGGGACTTTTGATATCTTAAGTTTTGTTTTTTGTATTATCGCTCTTAGACGACGttagaaaatatttatatttgacaaccgaaaaagtatataaaatttatataatttttatatataacatacataatgtatatataaacaaaaaatattttttttcggaCTATTATGTTAAGAACGACTATATAATgtcattttcctatttttttgtAAATGCGTATTAAGTACAAATGATAATGGAGAAAGAGAAAAATCACTACAAAAAACTGGAATTAGGTACGAATTTCGTCACTAATCTGTCGCTAAATTGTAGCTAACAAAATTTTCTGATAATCTATCGTTAATCCGTCGCTAAAGAGGATTAGCgaagaatttttctttttaatcaTAGATTTCGTCCGTCGCTAATTCCTGTTTTTTAGTAGTGAATACATGTATGCTGCAGTATTTGTGATGTACCTGCTTCCTGCTTCTGTTTTGTTCATTCTGTCGCCAGTGATGACAGTAAAGAAGATACTTTGTTTTTAGCTATGCAAGTATAATAACGTCTGTTTTAGAATAGGTAAAAAAGATGGGCAGACTGAATGTTTGTTGTATTTGAAGGTTTTCCACGATGGGATGATAAAAGTTACGACGgacaaattctgtagctaaatAGGAAAAATCGTCGTTAATCTATTTAGTGATACATTATCAAGAAATTGTATTAGCTATGAACGATTTAGCGACAGATTAACAACGAAGTTTATAACTAATtctaattttttctttttgtagtaTATATTAGCCAAAAGGCAGATTGAAACGCCAGTGCTAGTTATGGAGAAACCAGTTGAGTATAGGTTTTTACTCACCTCTAACTTGAATTCTGCTTGATATTAACTGCAATACGATTAACTATTTAACTCAATTACTTTCTTGAATAATCtactgaaaaataaaagaaattaagaTAATTCCATCACTAGAGTTAATCATGAGGATTAGCCCACTCTTTAATTAAGTCTTGAATTCTGGCTTAAACCTTATTGTACTGCCCTGACCGACAGTTAATTTCTGAAATTTAGAGTACCAGTGCCGAGAGCGGGTTCGGCCGAACTCACTAACTTTGGTTCGAACCCTATATTTATCTTAAAAAgttcattgaatatgtataattattaatttagaatttaGTAACATAAGACGATTAAAATCACGAATCCATAAGTTTGAAATCATGGCTTCGCCCAAGGTCAGGGCTGCTTATCGGGTGGTTATTTACGCTTAATggttcggcttatcggttatcgtcttttaaatatattaatccgctagccattcgataagatatcgggcggattggtatcggtttagctattatcgggTGGTTTATCGGCCTATTTGAATCTGTAtctggaaataatttacctttatgtaataatttatagtcatacaaaatatatatgcctcattgcacaccacaagttcaaaagtcttctctcttttcttaatcagtcaaataagttcacataaattggagcATGTAATATCTAGTCCCAATGTACGCTAAACTCAGTGTCTATCATCCAGACATCCTTTATAGCCTTGATTTGAGTACACTTGAGTAGCATCAAGTCCATTATCCATTCAAAGTATATCATCTCCAAACCATGCATAGCTTGCGTAAACACGGAGATCGCAACGTCAAACAGTGGCATCTCTATGTCCAAAACCTGTGGTATCCTCATATGTTGATACAAAATGGGCACATTGCAATTAGGGTTGTGCATGGATCGGATCGGATTGGATTTGGCAcatttcggattcggattcggatttcgAATTCTATAAAATGTAATCCGATCCGAATTAATATTGAATTGGATTTTAAAGTTTGAATCGGATCAATATTTCAGATTTCGGGTCGGATTATACGTATTATTAAGGCTATTGCTAATCTAATCGGCTAATGCATCTGCCTTATCTGCTTCTTCTGTGTTCTGTGCTAATACAAACATCTTTTTGTTTTTCATCCCTTTTATAAGCATTGCATCTCTAAGAATTTCTCTGGAGGTTCGAGTTGTTATGCCTCAAAGTTGCAAACTCATAcgtatattttctttgtaaaaaagGCAATACAACAAGAAAAATTCGTGTTTATACAATTATGAGGGTACTATGGTGCCAATATCGCTAAATCTAGTAATTATAAAGGTAATAGCTTGAAGGAAGATGTAAAGAAAGTACTAACTATCCGAAATTAAAGTTTAGTATTTATACATGCCTTAgtaatttcggatttcggatcggGTTATATTAtaccaatccgaatccgatcTGAATATccgaaattttaataaatataatcCGAAATTGAACGGATTGGTTCggatttcggatttcggatatcTGATCCAAATGAACGCCCTAATTGCAATATCATGATTCATCATCTTTCTTTTCCATGGTTGCATGAATCTACATGTCATACATacgtataaaaatatataaatataaaaattcttaacgggttaactatttatccgataagaaaattgaataatccgcccacAAATCGATAAGTcgttaataataaaattttaatttgttcCCCACCTGTTAATCCGATAActcgataccaataagccattaaacCACTTTGCGGTTTGATTTTCGGTTTCGAACACCCCTACCCATGGCTTGGTTTACCTTTTTGGTTTAAATGTACCTTTAAGGCTAGGAATTCTTTATCAAGGTTAAGCTGTCTTTGATTCTCCACTGCATGCAAGTGCCTCTAGGCTGCTAATCAACGCTCAAATTTCTAACAACTTCCAAATTAAGAATTTAGGTTTTAGAGATATCCAAAACAATATTTGGGATTTGTTTAAAGCAGGAAGTTTTACATTTCTAAATCGTAAAAAGAAAATAGAACAAAGGGGAGGGGGATCTTTGCTTTCAGAGCATTATAGTAAGGAAAGAATATTGGTcataaaaaataatcaaatgattTATAATAACATGCTATCTGCCTTACTACCTACAGGCAAGATATTCTTTGAACATACCACAAGAATGTGGGGTCTTAATCAAGGAAACCTTTGCGGTTACCGATTACACGAGATCGAGAAGGAATATAATTTAAATCTACTTTATTTCCATGTTTTTGACTTGAACAATTATTTgcttgattatatttcgtgatgtTTTGTTGGGTGTGCGAGCCTCACGTTGGTCTCAGAAAAGATTTGGAGTTTACATATAAACAGTGGCGAAGCCAGAAAATTCaataagggtgttcaaattttaaACACCTATTGGAGACTAGTGAGTGAGTTAGGGTAGTTTGGTCATTTCTCACTTATATTAAAAGAGTCGGTTATGTACTCTATTAAtacacatatattttgtaaataagATCTAAGATTGAGAAATACAATTTGAGTTCCTCTTTCTTCCTCCTCTTCACTCTTTCTCAATTCACATCTCAATTCTTATCAATGGATGAAATCACAGATTACATCATGGTATCAGAGAGATCGGTTCTGGATTAGAGCAGAGGATTTCGAGACTGATTAGGAAACCATAGTTGAACTTCGAATTCTAGGGTTTCAACAGCCATGGGAGTTGAGCCATGGGAGAATTAACTAGAAATCTTCAAATTGATCACAATCATCCACTTTTCTTACAAGCTACAGACATTCCTGGTATAACATTGGTTGATATCAAGCTTACATGCCTAGAAAATTATGCTCTATGAAGCCTCTCGATGCGTCAAGCGCTGCTGGTCAAAATCAAGCTAGGGTTCATTGACGGAACCTGCTTGAAGAGCTCCTACAAAGGAGATTTGGCAAACCAGTGGGAGCGATGCAACGCTGTGGTGCTCTCATGGATAGCTGAATTTCAACCTAGTATCATCTACGCTTCGAATGCGAGAAAGGTCTGGAACGAATTCAGGGAGCGGTTTGAGAAATCAAATCTCACCAGACTTTATCACTTGTGGACATCAATTGGAGCCTTGAAGCAAGGTACTGACTCTGTAACTCAATATTACTCAAAATTGAAGGATTTATGGGACGAGATGGACTTGATGATACCTACTTCAGGCTGTGATTGTGAAGAGAATAAACCTTTCattgaaaaatttagaaaccTGCATTTACTGCAATTTTTGGTCGGCCTAAATGAATCATACAGTCATGTTCGAAGTAATGTGTTACTTAGAAGTCCTACACTAACTGTGAATCAAGCATATACTCTAGCTATGCAGGAAGAGAGTCAACGCACACTAGGGATGGATAACACTGATAGAGAACCCTTAACCATGCTAGCTGGTAGAGGGCAAGGTCTCAAACCTAAGAAGCCAGGGTTGATTTGTGAACATTGTGGGTATAAGGGACACTTAACGAAAAATTGTTATAGGATTATAGGATTTCCTTCTGATTTCAAAAGTAAGAAGAAAGCTCAAGGAGTAGGAGGCAAGTCTTATGCCAACGTTTCAATTGGTGAGGCAGAAGGTTCCAATAGCAAGAAATCGCAAGGGAACTTTCTCACAGAAGAGCAGTACAAGCAATTGATGAACGTCTTCAACAAATCTTAATCAAATAATTGTCACTCATTAATGGCAGGTATAACGTTCTTATTGACAAAAATATCCATTTGTGATTGGATAATAGATACTGGGACATCTCACCATATTACCTCACATAGAGagctttttgtcacgacccaaactaactcctgtcgtgatggcacctatcgtggaactaggcaaaccgactcatttccaaaacaaaccgatatttttatttcaaagaaatttcaatgttatttaacataaaaaccttcgtaaaggagttcaaatcaaaataaaagtgcggaaaagaaagcccgacatcggggtgtcactagtcatgagcatctactagaatcTGTCTAACAACatcaagactaactcagtctggaaaatagctaaatacaactaaagaaagataagagggagaagagcagggctgcgatcgccaggcagctaccttgctatccccgggaaactctgcaaccagaacaatcaacaaccgctaccatgtccagctatacctgggtctgcacacaaggtacagagagtaacgtgagtacaccaactcattaagtaacaacaataaataaagactgagcagtagcgacgagcaataaagcatataacattcatatcaggaaatctcagtaaaataccacatgcttttaaaatcaggatttgaatcaaaacatcttgtTTAAACCCACTTCCactaaaaatcatttaaagatattgttcaacagttttcaaacagaggaaaaatgcaaaggtgagaaaaaatgatgaaatcataaacagcccctcgggcaaaacatcacttatatacagcccctcgggcaaacctcacagtcactcgtgccactcgggcatacctcacaatcacttatgcctcccagtcactcagcactcgacactcgcactcagtaggtacctgagctcactgggggtgtgtacagactcggggggagggggggggccttcagcccaagcactatattacgccaaatcatggcataatcaCTCAGGCCCCCGGCCTATATCAAATATGCTGCGGTGTGTAGCCCgacccataaatatgcaacatactgTGGCGtgtatcccgatcccataaatatcctcacaaatcaggccctcggcctcactcagtcataaacctctcaagccactcgggcatttcagtaaaacagggcattcggcccaaaacatttatatgcatcaaaatagagtcataaaactgagttatgcggtaaacaagtataaacatgactgtgtatagattttcaatcgaaaacagtgagagaatagtaagaaaaggcccctaagggtccaaacaacactggcacaaggcccaaacatggcattcagcccaatttacagaaactctttctaaaacatataagtatcatatagtttcaacaaagtatgcaactttacagttgctacgggatggaccaagtcacaatccgcAATAGTGcaagcccacacgcccgtcacctagcatgtgtgtcactaaaaatagtagaatgatacgaaatttggggtttcatacccttaggactagatttacaatcgctacttacctcaaaccggtcaaatctctaccccgcaatgcttttGCCTCTGGACTTGGCCTCTAAATactccaaatctatttacaatcagtacaataccatcaatatacgctaatggaatgaatttcacaagaaaagctacaaaattagaccaaaacccaaaatttgctcaaacccggcccccgggcccacgtctcaaaattcgacaaaatttacaaaactagaaagcccattcactcatgagtctaaccataccaaattcatcaaaatctgacatcgtttggtccttcaaatccttaaattacttctccaaaaatcccaagccctaacccctcattttcactaattacatgattaaacaacggaaaaattaccatatatacgagtattaaggctcaagcaacttacctcactgatagcccttgaatcacccttcaaatatcactcaAAAAGCTCCGaacaccgacttgaaaatggtagaaatgaaccaaattcacgaagggttctatttatgatttctgcccaggtttttcgcacctgcggaaaatttcACGCTTCTacgccaccgcacctgcggaaaaatccatcgcaggtgcggaactcacttaggagcccagattccgcatctgcggcccaaaaccccgcgcctgcgaaggcgcacctgagcgtttcctccgcttctgcgaagcctgcccagcgtccccctttccgcatctgcgccccaggtttcgcacctgcgggctcgcagatgcgacctccaactcgcacctgcgcatcctgcctacCCCAACATTTCCCGCTCCTGCGGACTTCccatgcgcaccagcggcctcgcacctgcgactcttccttcTGCACGTGCGGAAGTAGCAGAAGCagtagcttcagctgcattttccaacctCGACAAATCCattaaccacccagaatcaccccgaggccctcgggacctcaactaaaaataccaacaagtcatatatcaacatacaaacttagtcgaaccttcgaatcactcaaaacaacatccaaacaccaaattaccctcggattcaagcct containing:
- the LOC138904531 gene encoding uncharacterized protein, with translation MRQALLVKIKLGFIDGTCLKSSYKGDLANQWERCNAVVLSWIAEFQPSIIYASNARKVWNEFRERFEKSNLTRLYHLWTSIGALKQGTDSVTQYYSKLKDLWDEMDLMIPTSGCDCEENKPFIEKFRNLHLLQFLVGLNESYSHVRSNVLLRSPTLTVNQAYTLAMQEESQRTLGMDNTDREPLTMLAGRGQGLKPKKPGLICEHCGYKGHLTKNCYRIIGFPSDFKSKKKAQGVGGKSYANVSIGEAEGSNSKKSQGNFLTEEQYKQLMNVFNKS